In Acidaminococcus timonensis, one DNA window encodes the following:
- the arsD gene encoding arsenite efflux transporter metallochaperone ArsD, whose product MERKQVQIFEQAMCCPTGLCGPSIDPELLRISAVLDTLEKHGIPVERYNLSNAPLKFIQTPAAAEFLQHHGPEELPLILADGKIWMTGRYPTNEEFVRMLDFNPALLVEDSAPQDSEKQGPGACCCCEEEPDAGSSCCCEEKKDSETSGSCCGSSSSSCCQ is encoded by the coding sequence ATGGAAAGAAAACAAGTACAGATTTTTGAACAGGCCATGTGCTGCCCTACAGGACTTTGCGGTCCTTCCATCGATCCGGAACTGCTGCGGATTTCTGCAGTGCTGGACACTCTGGAAAAACACGGAATCCCGGTGGAACGGTATAATCTGAGCAATGCGCCCCTCAAGTTCATCCAGACCCCGGCAGCAGCAGAATTCCTGCAGCACCATGGGCCTGAGGAACTGCCTCTGATCCTGGCAGATGGAAAGATCTGGATGACCGGCCGTTACCCCACCAATGAGGAATTTGTCCGGATGCTGGATTTCAATCCGGCCCTGCTGGTCGAAGACTCTGCCCCGCAGGACAGCGAAAAACAAGGACCCGGCGCCTGCTGCTGCTGCGAAGAAGAACCGGATGCCGGATCCTCCTGCTGCTGCGAAGAAAAGAAAGACAGCGAAACGTCCGGTTCCTGCTGCGGTTCCAGCTCTTCCAGCTGCTGTCAGTGA
- a CDS encoding ArsR/SmtB family transcription factor — protein MESLSHTARQFKALADENRLHILELLQGGERCACVLLENLHLSQPTLSHHMKILCDAGLVTGRKEGKWVYYTLNRNTARELEERIRDLFREIPSLQPTDCNCHKCQ, from the coding sequence ATGGAATCTTTATCCCATACAGCCCGACAGTTCAAGGCCCTTGCCGATGAAAACCGTCTCCACATCCTGGAACTTCTCCAGGGAGGAGAACGGTGCGCCTGCGTGCTGCTGGAAAATCTCCATCTGTCCCAGCCCACCCTTTCCCACCATATGAAAATCCTGTGCGACGCGGGGCTGGTCACCGGTCGGAAAGAAGGCAAATGGGTCTACTATACCCTGAACCGGAACACAGCCCGGGAACTGGAAGAACGGATCCGGGACCTGTTCCGGGAAATCCCCTCTCTCCAGCCGACGGACTGCAACTGCCACAAGTGCCAGTAA
- a CDS encoding LysR family transcriptional regulator: MELAQKMFLLAAEEMNFTKAARRAFVTQQCLSEHIQKLEKQLGTKLFQRGGRLQLTDTGKALVSTLHQIQHLEENLQQRIQEIEAGEIGEIRLGISTTRARLLLPRFLERYHRAYPQVHISITLGDTVHHLQLLKTQKLDLVLGLDAPPDPFLEELLIGREKLMVVGTRSFFSRYSRKNKDLSSWKTGDTLSLETFTPFPLIGNREHSTLLELVQSCLRENHLDCPQPISISDIGTQVQLCRLGHTATFCNDILAFPLIREVEKSQEDPLLAFYIANETHTMRSSILRLKAQVRPRYLEDFTEALLQYMKKAAATVR; encoded by the coding sequence ATGGAACTGGCACAAAAAATGTTCCTGTTGGCGGCAGAAGAGATGAATTTCACCAAAGCGGCCAGAAGGGCCTTCGTTACCCAGCAATGTCTCAGCGAACATATCCAGAAGCTGGAAAAACAACTGGGGACGAAACTGTTTCAAAGGGGAGGCCGTCTGCAGCTGACAGATACGGGTAAGGCTCTGGTCAGCACCCTGCACCAGATCCAACATCTGGAGGAAAATCTGCAGCAGAGGATCCAGGAAATCGAGGCCGGAGAAATCGGTGAAATCCGTCTTGGGATCAGTACCACCCGGGCCCGGCTCCTGCTGCCCCGTTTTCTGGAACGGTACCATAGGGCCTATCCCCAGGTCCACATTTCCATTACCCTGGGCGATACCGTCCATCATCTCCAGCTGTTGAAGACCCAGAAGCTGGATCTGGTACTGGGCTTGGACGCTCCTCCAGACCCTTTCCTGGAGGAACTGCTGATTGGAAGGGAAAAACTGATGGTGGTGGGTACCCGTTCCTTTTTCAGCCGCTACAGCCGCAAAAACAAGGACCTTTCCAGCTGGAAAACGGGAGATACCCTGTCCCTTGAGACATTCACGCCCTTTCCCCTGATAGGCAACCGGGAGCACAGTACCCTGCTGGAACTGGTCCAAAGCTGTCTCCGGGAAAATCATCTGGATTGTCCCCAGCCCATTTCCATCAGCGACATCGGTACCCAGGTCCAACTGTGCCGTCTGGGGCATACGGCCACCTTCTGCAATGATATCCTGGCTTTCCCCTTGATCCGGGAAGTGGAAAAGAGCCAGGAAGATCCCCTGCTGGCTTTTTACATTGCCAATGAGACCCACACCATGCGTTCCAGCATTTTGCGCCTGAAAGCCCAGGTACGGCCCAGATACCTGGAGGATTTCACGGAAGCATTGCTCCAGTATATGAAAAAAGCTGCTGCCACGGTTAGATAA
- a CDS encoding purple acid phosphatase family protein — MKMNRKQGGVLALLLAVLAAITAWRFLPGYVTRPVEDVFAWGKHQAIHYELISGTEIRNIRQVMTKDPSTSRTLMWQSDFAEEKPRVEFRVKGQEDIQTVQASEEAFQDGKARTFIHTAHLEGLQPGTQYEYRLCYSKKATDWMPLTTFQGNSFKALIFPDSQSADYSVWKATAMPAWQRNQDAQFFVNMGDQVDNGQDASQWNAWFDVVEPMAEKIPMATTVGNHETYDLNWKVRRPEAYMKLFNLPQNGYAQYPNRFYSFTVGDVHFVVLDTVFSEMKDLEPNLEQDEIQWFRKDMEQNRQKWNIVVMHKDPLRYAFNPATGRTGRDEGIEQEGKVWMPLFDEYGIDLVLSAHLHTYRNRGHIRDFRHNPDGPLYILTGVAGDVRYPGLWKEHPLDEYVAPQPETDNYLVMTKTDTELQLQAFLPDGTLLDTATMEKKAQ; from the coding sequence ATGAAAATGAATCGGAAACAGGGAGGGGTCCTGGCCCTCCTTTTGGCGGTCCTGGCAGCCATTACGGCCTGGCGTTTTTTGCCCGGGTATGTGACCCGTCCGGTGGAAGATGTCTTTGCCTGGGGAAAACACCAGGCCATCCATTATGAATTGATCTCTGGGACGGAAATCCGGAACATCCGGCAGGTGATGACGAAGGACCCTTCCACCAGCCGGACCCTTATGTGGCAGTCGGATTTTGCCGAAGAAAAGCCCCGGGTGGAATTCCGGGTGAAGGGACAGGAGGATATCCAGACTGTCCAGGCCAGCGAGGAGGCTTTCCAGGATGGAAAGGCGAGGACGTTTATCCATACGGCCCATCTGGAAGGGTTGCAGCCTGGCACTCAGTATGAATACCGGCTGTGCTACAGCAAGAAGGCCACGGACTGGATGCCCCTCACCACGTTCCAGGGTAACAGTTTCAAGGCCCTGATCTTCCCGGATTCCCAGAGTGCGGATTACAGCGTGTGGAAAGCCACGGCCATGCCGGCCTGGCAGCGGAACCAAGATGCCCAGTTCTTTGTGAACATGGGGGATCAGGTGGATAACGGCCAGGATGCCAGCCAGTGGAATGCCTGGTTCGATGTGGTGGAACCCATGGCGGAGAAGATCCCCATGGCCACGACGGTAGGCAACCATGAGACCTATGACCTGAACTGGAAGGTCCGCCGCCCGGAAGCCTATATGAAACTGTTCAATCTGCCGCAAAACGGCTATGCCCAGTATCCCAACCGGTTCTACTCCTTTACGGTGGGGGATGTGCATTTCGTTGTGCTGGATACGGTGTTTTCCGAAATGAAGGACCTGGAGCCCAACCTGGAACAGGACGAAATCCAGTGGTTCCGGAAGGACATGGAACAGAACCGGCAGAAATGGAATATTGTGGTGATGCACAAGGATCCTCTCCGGTATGCCTTCAATCCGGCTACGGGCCGTACAGGTCGTGATGAGGGCATCGAGCAGGAAGGGAAGGTCTGGATGCCGCTCTTTGATGAATACGGCATCGACCTGGTGCTGAGCGCCCATCTCCACACCTACCGGAACCGGGGCCATATCCGGGATTTCCGCCACAATCCCGACGGGCCTCTGTATATCCTCACCGGGGTGGCCGGCGATGTGCGCTATCCCGGCCTGTGGAAAGAACATCCCCTGGATGAATATGTGGCCCCTCAGCCGGAAACGGACAACTATCTGGTCATGACCAAGACGGATACAGAGCTGCAGCTCCAGGCCTTCCTGCCCGATGGAACCCTGCTGGACACGGCCACCATGGAAAAAAAGGCCCAGTGA
- the dapF gene encoding diaminopimelate epimerase: MKFTKMHGCGNDYVYVDCMDKMLPNPGKISEFVSRRRFGIGSDGLICICPSDKADFRMRMFNADASEGKMCGNGSRCIAKYVYDKGLTHKDTITLETLGGIKTIHMTVENGKVSMAEVDMGKAITDTKDIPMDWPEATCIDRDVTFTRSDGVKFTVRGTAVSMGNPHFVLFVDDVDTAPVEAMGKVIEHSSVFPERVNVEFVQVVRPDYVKFRVWERGSGETWACGTGACAVGYTCVHLGKAGKPNEFLKVEAKGGLLQVKAEQDDTIILKGPAATVYEGVIDLPEDLLK, from the coding sequence ATCAAATTCACCAAGATGCATGGCTGTGGGAACGACTATGTGTATGTGGACTGTATGGATAAAATGCTGCCCAATCCCGGCAAAATTTCAGAATTTGTCAGCCGCCGTCGGTTCGGTATCGGTTCTGACGGACTGATCTGCATCTGCCCTTCGGATAAGGCAGATTTCCGGATGCGGATGTTCAATGCCGATGCATCGGAAGGGAAGATGTGCGGAAATGGCTCCCGGTGCATTGCCAAATACGTATATGACAAGGGACTGACCCATAAGGACACCATTACCCTGGAAACCCTGGGCGGAATCAAGACCATCCACATGACGGTGGAAAATGGCAAGGTGTCCATGGCCGAAGTGGATATGGGAAAAGCCATTACCGATACGAAGGACATTCCCATGGACTGGCCGGAAGCAACCTGCATTGACAGGGATGTGACCTTCACCCGTTCGGACGGGGTCAAATTCACAGTGCGGGGCACGGCCGTCTCCATGGGCAATCCCCATTTTGTCCTTTTCGTGGATGATGTGGATACGGCGCCGGTGGAAGCGATGGGAAAAGTCATCGAACATTCTTCTGTGTTCCCGGAACGGGTCAATGTGGAATTTGTCCAGGTGGTCCGCCCGGATTACGTCAAGTTCCGGGTCTGGGAGCGGGGCAGCGGGGAGACCTGGGCCTGCGGCACCGGAGCTTGTGCTGTGGGGTATACCTGTGTGCATCTGGGAAAAGCCGGAAAACCCAATGAATTCCTGAAGGTGGAAGCCAAGGGAGGACTGCTGCAGGTGAAGGCGGAACAGGATGACACCATCATCCTGAAGGGACCGGCTGCCACCGTGTACGAAGGGGTCATCGATCTTCCGGAAGATTTATTGAAATAA
- a CDS encoding LL-diaminopimelate aminotransferase: MALVNGNFAKLKESYLFSDIAARVKAFTEAHPDKKIIKMGIGDVTLPLAPSVIEAMTRAVQEMGHKETFRGYGPEQGYEFLHEAIVKYYARHGVQLETKDIFVSDGAKSDCGNITDLFDDSNVILVPDPVYPVYVDTNVMRDRKILYMNGTPENDFLPMPDPSVKADIIYLCSPNNPTGAAYNKEQLKAWVDYALKNDAIILYDAAYEAFITNPDMPRSIYTIPGAKDCAIEFCSFSKTAGFTGTRCGYTVVPQQLTRKSPEGKEMSLNKMWLRRQTTKFNGVNYIVQRGAEAALAPLGEKECGDMLDYYRENARMMMATFDKKGYKYYGGVYSPYVWVKCPNGMGSWEYFDHLLNDLAIVGTPGAGFGKMGEGYLRLSAFGTHEGTKEAMERIEKDSI; encoded by the coding sequence ATGGCATTGGTAAATGGTAATTTCGCAAAATTAAAGGAAAGCTATCTGTTTTCGGATATCGCTGCCCGGGTCAAGGCTTTCACGGAAGCCCATCCGGATAAAAAAATCATTAAAATGGGCATCGGGGATGTAACCCTGCCTCTGGCGCCTTCCGTCATCGAAGCCATGACCAGGGCGGTGCAGGAAATGGGCCACAAGGAAACCTTCCGGGGCTATGGTCCGGAACAGGGCTATGAATTCCTCCACGAAGCCATTGTGAAGTACTATGCCCGTCATGGAGTACAGCTGGAAACCAAGGACATCTTTGTCAGCGACGGTGCCAAGAGCGACTGCGGCAATATTACCGATCTGTTCGATGACAGCAATGTGATCCTGGTTCCGGATCCTGTATACCCTGTGTATGTGGATACCAACGTCATGCGGGACCGGAAGATCCTGTATATGAACGGGACTCCGGAAAACGATTTCCTGCCCATGCCGGATCCCTCTGTGAAGGCCGATATCATCTATCTGTGCTCCCCCAACAACCCCACCGGCGCTGCCTATAACAAGGAACAGCTGAAGGCATGGGTGGACTATGCGCTGAAGAACGATGCCATCATCCTGTATGATGCGGCCTATGAAGCTTTCATCACCAACCCGGATATGCCCCGGAGCATCTATACCATCCCCGGTGCCAAGGATTGCGCCATCGAATTCTGCTCTTTCTCCAAGACGGCAGGGTTCACCGGTACCCGGTGTGGGTATACCGTGGTGCCCCAGCAGCTGACCCGGAAATCTCCGGAAGGCAAGGAAATGAGCCTGAACAAGATGTGGCTGCGCCGTCAGACCACCAAATTCAACGGGGTCAATTACATCGTGCAACGGGGCGCGGAAGCGGCACTGGCGCCTCTGGGCGAAAAAGAATGCGGGGACATGCTGGACTACTATCGGGAAAATGCCCGTATGATGATGGCCACCTTCGATAAAAAGGGGTACAAGTACTACGGCGGTGTATATTCTCCCTACGTTTGGGTGAAGTGCCCCAACGGCATGGGCAGCTGGGAATATTTCGACCATCTGCTGAATGACCTGGCCATTGTAGGTACGCCCGGTGCCGGCTTCGGTAAAATGGGCGAAGGCTATCTGCGCCTGAGCGCTTTCGGGACCCATGAAGGCACGAAAGAAGCCATGGAACGGATCGAAAAGGACAGCATTTGA
- a CDS encoding polyamine ABC transporter substrate-binding protein: MKKIQWLLCGLLVFLLMAFTGCGKEKPEETDDRQVLNLFSWADNFDPEMIKAFEKKYHCKVNYDVFANNEELLAKLQAGGAQYDLIQPSDYMVSTMIKLDLLEKLDKEAIPNARNVMDALQHPDFDPNGEYSVVYTWGMTGIVYNKKYIKEPPTSWNDLWKPEYKGRVILLNDSREVFGMALKKNGWSNNSTDPAQLKKAYEDLTLLVPNILAYDTDGIKQKFIAEEAWIGTMWSGDASYSYHENPNLGFVIPKEGTLVWADTLAIPRGAKHKKLAEEFINFLFDPQVSAKNYEAIGYNDPNGNAKQYHSQEYLEDPMLNAAITHLKEGEWLHDIGDAITMYDRYWTELKTIR; the protein is encoded by the coding sequence ATGAAGAAAATCCAATGGCTGCTGTGCGGACTCCTGGTTTTCCTGCTGATGGCCTTCACCGGCTGCGGCAAAGAGAAACCGGAGGAAACCGATGACAGACAGGTTTTGAACCTGTTCAGCTGGGCCGACAACTTCGACCCGGAAATGATCAAGGCCTTTGAAAAAAAGTACCACTGCAAGGTGAACTACGATGTGTTCGCCAACAACGAAGAACTGCTGGCCAAGCTCCAGGCCGGCGGGGCCCAGTACGATCTGATCCAGCCGTCCGATTATATGGTTTCCACCATGATCAAGCTGGATCTCCTGGAAAAACTGGATAAAGAGGCCATTCCCAATGCACGGAATGTGATGGATGCCCTCCAGCATCCCGATTTCGACCCCAACGGAGAGTATTCCGTCGTCTACACCTGGGGCATGACAGGAATCGTGTACAACAAGAAATACATCAAGGAGCCTCCCACTTCCTGGAATGACCTGTGGAAGCCGGAATACAAAGGCCGGGTGATCCTGTTGAACGACAGCCGGGAAGTGTTCGGCATGGCCCTGAAGAAGAACGGCTGGTCCAATAACTCCACAGATCCTGCCCAGCTGAAGAAAGCCTATGAAGATCTGACCCTGCTGGTGCCCAACATCCTGGCTTACGATACGGATGGCATCAAACAGAAATTCATTGCCGAGGAAGCCTGGATCGGAACCATGTGGTCCGGGGACGCTTCCTACAGTTACCACGAGAACCCCAACCTGGGTTTTGTCATTCCCAAAGAAGGGACCCTGGTGTGGGCCGATACCCTGGCCATTCCCAGGGGCGCCAAACACAAGAAACTGGCAGAGGAATTCATCAACTTCCTGTTCGACCCCCAGGTCAGTGCCAAAAACTACGAAGCCATCGGGTATAACGATCCCAACGGCAACGCCAAACAATACCACTCTCAGGAATATCTGGAAGACCCCATGCTGAATGCCGCCATCACCCACCTGAAAGAAGGGGAATGGCTCCATGACATCGGAGATGCCATTACCATGTACGACCGGTACTGGACAGAACTGAAGACGATCCGATAA
- a CDS encoding ABC transporter permease, with product MKRNWRSATLVAYSLAILAFLYLPLLILSLYSFNDSRINAVWTGFTFKWYAALLENDRVLEALGNSLLIASVTTVVSTVMGTLAALALHRYQYKCRLLINSLLYLPILIPEIVMGLSLLVLFSQLGINLGRPTLIIAHITFCISFVIITVGARLEGCRQDLEEAASDLYATPWNAFRYVTLPMIAPGIIAGALMAFTLSIDDFVISFFVAGPNSTTLPLYIYAMVKRGISPQINALSTCMMLVTISLVVISQLLQKKDFHSSRKD from the coding sequence ATGAAGAGAAACTGGCGTAGTGCCACCCTGGTGGCTTATTCCCTTGCCATCCTGGCTTTTCTGTATCTGCCGCTCCTGATTCTTTCCCTGTATTCCTTCAATGATTCCCGGATCAATGCGGTATGGACCGGTTTTACCTTCAAATGGTATGCGGCGCTGCTGGAAAATGATCGGGTACTGGAAGCCCTGGGCAACAGTCTGCTGATTGCTTCTGTCACCACCGTAGTGTCCACCGTCATGGGCACACTGGCGGCCCTGGCCCTCCATCGCTATCAGTATAAATGCAGGCTGCTGATCAACAGCCTGTTGTACCTGCCCATCCTGATCCCGGAAATCGTCATGGGGCTGTCGTTGCTGGTCCTGTTTTCCCAGCTGGGCATCAACCTGGGGCGGCCCACCCTGATCATAGCCCACATCACCTTCTGCATCTCCTTTGTGATCATCACTGTAGGCGCCCGTCTGGAAGGGTGCCGGCAGGATCTGGAGGAAGCTGCCAGCGACCTGTATGCCACCCCCTGGAATGCCTTCCGGTATGTGACCCTGCCCATGATCGCACCGGGGATCATCGCCGGTGCTCTCATGGCTTTCACCCTGTCCATCGATGATTTCGTCATCAGCTTCTTTGTGGCCGGTCCCAACTCCACCACCCTGCCCCTTTACATTTACGCCATGGTGAAGCGGGGGATCTCGCCCCAGATCAATGCCCTTTCCACCTGCATGATGCTGGTCACCATCTCCCTGGTGGTGATTTCCCAGCTGCTGCAGAAAAAGGATTTCCATTCTTCCCGAAAGGACTGA
- a CDS encoding ABC transporter permease: MKRGKLLVLPAMGWLGLFFALPLLIVVIVSFASRTPYGQVVFNWTLENYIQFLEPLYLKIFVFTLGTAFLTTLLTFAMGYPVAYTIAMVLPKKWQQAGIILVMIPFWINFLIRSYSWVIILRAHGLVNSFLMSIGAIEVPLQLLYNNTAVLIGMVYGLLPFMVLPIYVSLEQMDKRLLEAASDLGAGSLTAFRKITLPLTMPGVAAGSILVFISSLGMFVVPDIMGGAKSSLMGNVIQNQFLSARDWPFGSALSIILALLSLIMIVLYYKALQAQKGGHPHEEKLA; the protein is encoded by the coding sequence ATGAAGCGGGGCAAACTGCTGGTGCTGCCAGCCATGGGGTGGCTGGGGCTGTTCTTCGCCCTGCCCCTCCTGATTGTGGTGATCGTCTCCTTCGCCTCCCGTACACCCTACGGCCAGGTGGTTTTCAACTGGACCCTGGAGAACTACATCCAGTTCCTGGAGCCTCTGTATCTGAAGATTTTCGTCTTTACCCTGGGTACCGCCTTTTTAACCACCCTGCTGACCTTCGCCATGGGCTATCCGGTGGCCTACACCATCGCCATGGTCCTGCCAAAAAAATGGCAGCAGGCCGGCATCATCCTGGTCATGATCCCCTTCTGGATCAATTTCCTGATCCGCTCCTATTCCTGGGTGATCATTCTCCGGGCCCACGGTCTGGTAAACAGCTTCCTCATGTCCATCGGTGCCATCGAAGTGCCTCTGCAGCTGCTGTACAACAACACTGCCGTGCTCATCGGCATGGTCTACGGGCTGCTTCCCTTCATGGTCCTGCCCATCTACGTTTCTCTGGAACAGATGGACAAACGTCTGCTGGAAGCTGCCAGTGATCTGGGTGCCGGTTCTTTGACGGCATTCCGGAAGATCACGCTGCCCCTGACCATGCCCGGTGTGGCCGCCGGCTCCATCCTGGTTTTCATCTCCTCCCTGGGGATGTTCGTAGTGCCGGACATCATGGGCGGTGCCAAAAGCTCCCTGATGGGGAACGTGATCCAGAACCAGTTCCTGTCCGCCCGTGACTGGCCTTTCGGGTCGGCACTGTCCATCATCCTGGCACTGCTCAGCCTCATCATGATCGTGCTGTATTACAAGGCCCTGCAGGCCCAGAAAGGAGGCCACCCCCATGAAGAGAAACTGGCGTAG
- a CDS encoding ABC transporter ATP-binding protein has translation MKEMIRLVGITKEFEDNLIIPTLNLTIYDGEFVTLLGPSGCGKTTILRMIAGLETPTSGHIFLDDEEVTQLAPYKRNVNMVFQHYALFPHMTVEENIRFGLLMKKVPRQEQQKRIAEVLQLTQLEELRYRKPQQMSGGQQQRVAIARALVNNPKVLLLDEPLGALDYKLRKTMQVELRSLQQRLGITFIYVTHDQEEALTMSDRVIIVNGGRIEQDDPPEKIYQYPRSRFAASFIGENNFFPVPGDDSRLLAIRPQFLVVTAENEETPPEKKPLHTGTIEQILFCGTFDKLFIRLDDDRQVITAYQYYDEHRDWDLGDRVGIWWNPQDSVQVTK, from the coding sequence ATGAAAGAAATGATTCGTCTGGTGGGGATCACCAAGGAGTTTGAAGACAACCTGATCATCCCCACCCTTAACCTGACTATCTACGACGGAGAATTCGTGACCCTGCTGGGGCCCTCCGGCTGTGGCAAGACCACAATACTGCGCATGATTGCCGGTCTGGAGACGCCCACTTCGGGTCATATTTTTCTGGATGACGAAGAGGTCACCCAACTGGCCCCCTACAAGCGCAATGTGAACATGGTGTTCCAGCATTATGCCCTGTTCCCCCATATGACAGTGGAAGAAAACATCCGCTTCGGGCTGCTGATGAAAAAAGTTCCCCGCCAGGAGCAGCAGAAACGGATTGCCGAAGTGCTGCAGCTGACCCAGCTGGAGGAGCTGCGTTACCGGAAGCCCCAGCAGATGAGTGGCGGCCAGCAGCAGCGGGTCGCCATCGCCCGGGCTCTCGTAAACAATCCAAAAGTATTGCTGCTGGACGAACCATTGGGTGCCCTGGACTACAAGCTGCGGAAGACCATGCAGGTGGAACTGCGGAGCCTGCAGCAGCGCCTGGGCATCACCTTCATCTATGTCACCCACGACCAGGAAGAGGCCCTGACCATGAGCGACCGGGTCATCATCGTGAACGGCGGCCGCATCGAGCAGGACGATCCTCCGGAGAAGATCTACCAGTATCCCCGGAGCCGGTTCGCTGCCAGCTTCATCGGCGAGAACAACTTTTTCCCTGTACCCGGCGATGACAGCCGCCTGCTGGCCATCCGGCCCCAGTTCCTGGTGGTGACCGCTGAAAACGAGGAGACCCCTCCGGAAAAGAAGCCTCTCCATACAGGGACCATCGAACAGATCCTGTTCTGCGGCACCTTTGACAAGCTGTTCATCCGGCTGGATGACGACCGGCAGGTGATCACTGCCTACCAATATTATGATGAACACCGGGATTGGGATCTGGGCGACCGGGTCGGTATCTGGTGGAATCCCCAGGACAGCGTCCAGGTGACGAAATGA
- the rplU gene encoding 50S ribosomal protein L21, producing the protein MYAIIRTGGKQYRVSEGDVLNVEKLNVEEGQEVVFDEVLTVVNDGDVKVGTPTVAGAKVTAKVAKQGKADKIFVFKYRAKSNYRKRQGHRQPFTQVEITSIEA; encoded by the coding sequence ATGTACGCTATTATCCGTACAGGTGGCAAACAGTACCGTGTCAGCGAAGGCGACGTACTGAATGTTGAAAAACTGAACGTTGAAGAAGGCCAGGAAGTCGTTTTTGACGAAGTTCTGACTGTTGTCAACGATGGCGATGTAAAAGTGGGTACTCCTACCGTTGCAGGCGCTAAAGTAACCGCCAAGGTTGCTAAACAGGGCAAAGCCGATAAGATCTTTGTTTTCAAATACAGAGCAAAATCCAACTATCGGAAACGCCAGGGTCATCGTCAACCCTTCACCCAGGTTGAAATCACTTCTATCGAAGCCTAA
- a CDS encoding ribosomal-processing cysteine protease Prp → MIQVDIYYNNRGRIRRYTVAGHAEFNPEGFDEVCFAVSLDTQVAANGLNEVLHRRVDYSIDQEAGTLGVCLVDEPDAKTEAILQTMVCGLRHLQKTYSPDYLVIKEHRR, encoded by the coding sequence ATGATCCAGGTAGATATCTACTACAACAATCGTGGCAGAATCAGACGATACACCGTGGCAGGACATGCAGAGTTCAATCCGGAAGGATTCGATGAAGTTTGCTTTGCCGTATCGCTGGATACCCAGGTGGCCGCCAATGGCCTGAATGAAGTGCTCCACCGCAGGGTGGACTACTCCATTGACCAGGAAGCCGGTACCTTGGGAGTCTGTCTGGTGGATGAACCGGATGCAAAGACGGAAGCCATCCTGCAGACCATGGTCTGCGGTCTCCGTCATCTGCAGAAGACTTATTCGCCCGACTATCTCGTTATCAAAGAGCACAGGAGGTGA
- the rpmA gene encoding 50S ribosomal protein L27 codes for MFELILQLHAHHKGGGSTSNGRDSNAQRMGTKAHNGQLVTAGSIIVRQRGTRFHMGQNVGMGKDYTIYAKVAGKVAFERWGKDRRKISVYPVEAEA; via the coding sequence GTGTTCGAATTAATCCTTCAATTACACGCCCATCATAAAGGGGGCGGCTCCACTTCCAACGGCCGTGACTCCAATGCACAACGCATGGGCACGAAAGCACACAATGGTCAGCTGGTAACGGCTGGTTCCATCATTGTCCGTCAACGTGGCACCCGGTTCCACATGGGCCAGAACGTTGGCATGGGTAAAGACTACACCATCTATGCAAAGGTGGCCGGCAAGGTTGCTTTTGAAAGATGGGGTAAAGATCGTCGGAAGATCAGCGTTTACCCGGTTGAAGCGGAAGCTTAA
- a CDS encoding type II toxin-antitoxin system RelE/ParE family toxin gives MEETLRETVRQYLGEGLRSLEQEDMADLEGNLLRTRQAQRDEAAAKEHCTPEELQQLEATLHALEEMPKLAANARDSLLDLEGVRCYPCGRFLIFYRYNSNFNVITLIRLALDHPEWNPLIRDGKPFHENSKAF, from the coding sequence ATGGAAGAAACCCTGCGGGAAACGGTACGCCAGTATCTGGGCGAAGGGCTCCGGAGCCTGGAACAGGAAGACATGGCGGATCTGGAGGGGAACCTGCTGCGTACCCGGCAGGCACAGCGGGACGAAGCAGCGGCGAAGGAACACTGCACCCCGGAAGAACTGCAGCAGCTGGAAGCCACACTGCATGCGCTGGAGGAAATGCCCAAACTGGCAGCCAATGCCCGGGACTCTCTGCTGGACCTGGAAGGGGTCCGCTGTTATCCCTGCGGCCGGTTCCTGATCTTCTACCGGTACAATTCCAACTTCAATGTGATCACATTGATCCGGCTGGCCCTGGATCATCCGGAATGGAACCCACTGATCCGGGATGGAAAACCTTTCCATGAAAATAGCAAGGCTTTTTAA